The genomic DNA CGCGCCGATCGCGATGCGGCAGAACCGGCAGTACGCGCGCCGGAGGACCGAGGCGGACTTCCGCGCGTGCGCCAGGTTCTGCGAGGGCGCGCACCACGCGTCCTTCGCCGCCGGCGACGCGAGGCGGGGCATGGAGGCCTTCCTCGCGAAGCACCGATGACTCAGTGCCGCGCCCACTCCTTCAGCATCCGCTCGTCCACCTCGACGCCGAGGCCCGGGCCGTCGAGCGCCAGGATCGCGCCGTCGGCGTACCGGACCGGCCGGCGCACCACGTCGCCGGCGAGGAGCAGCGGGCCGAAGAGCTCGCAGCCCCACGTCACGGGCGCGGCCGCGAGCGCCACGTGCAGGTACGCGGCGGTGCCGAGCGATGTCTCGATCATGCAGCCGACGTAGCAGCCGAGGCCGGCGGCCTCGGCGATGCGCGCGATCGCCATCGTGCCGAGGATGCCCGCCGACTTGGTGAGCTTGAGCGCGAGGATCGAGACGCCGCCGAGCCGCGCGATGGCCATGGCGTCGTGGGGCGAGCAGCAGGACTCGTCGGCCATGATCGGCACGGCGACGCTGCGGGCGATCTCGGCCATGCCGCCGAGGTCCCACTTCGGGACCGGCTGCTCGACGAAATCGAGGCGGTAGGGCTCGAGCGCGCGGATGGCGCGGAGCGCCGTCGGCCGGTCCCAGCCCTGATTGGCGTCCACCCGGAGCGCGATGTCCGGGCCGACGGCCTCGCGGATCCGTTTGACGCGCGCGACGTCTTCATGGACCGGATGCGCCGCGGTCTTGATCTTGAAGATCCGATGGCCGAGGGCGACCTTCGCCTTCGCCTCGGCGATCTCCGCGTCCCCGTCGGCGACGGCCAGCGACCACGAGAGCGGCACGCGATCGCGCACGCGTCCGCCGAGGAGCCGGTGCACGGGAACGTCGAGGGCGCGGCCGTTCAGGTCCCAGAGCGCCATCTCGACCGCGGCGCGCGCGAAGGGGTTGCCCTGGACCCGCCGCGCCATCTCCTGGCGGAGCGGCTCGACCTCGGTGGCGTCGCGGCCGACGAGCCACGGCGCGACGTAGCGCTCGATCGTGGCCGCGACCGACTCCGCCGACTCCTCGCTCCACGTGGGGCCGCCGAGGCACGCGGCCTCGCCCCAGCCCGTCAGGCCGTTCGCCGTCTCGACGCGCACGAAGGTGAAGTTGACGGCGTGGAGCGTCGTGAACGACATGGTGTGCGGGCGCTTGACCGGGATGTCGGCGAGGATCACGCGGACGTCGGCGATCTTCATCGCTTACTCGGCGTCGGCGTCGTCGTGGTGGATGGCGTCGCGCCGCTCGAACCGGCGCGGGTCGAAGAGCGAGAGGTCGAGCGAGGGCTTGCCGTCCAGCACCCACTCGGCGACGTGGCGGCCGGTGGCGGGCGAGTGCTGGAAGCCGTGACCGCCGAAGCCGACGGCGAGGAAGAGGCCCTCGAGGCCCGGCGCCCAGCCGATGATCGCGTGGTCGTCGGGCGTGAGCGGGCGCAGGCCCGCCCAGCCGCCGGCGATCCGCGCGTTCTCGATGATCGGGAGCCGGTGGACCGCCTTCCGCACCGTCTCGTCGACCTTGCCCCAGTCCATCGGCACCACGAAGTCCTCGCCGATGTCCTCGACGTCGCCCGGACTCAGGAGCACCTGCTCCATCTCCTTTCTGAAGTAGAAGCCGCTCGTGACGTCGCTCGTCAGCGGGACCGGGCCCGGGATCTCGGGGAAGGGCTCGGTGAAGAAGATGTGCCGGCGCCGCGGATGGACCGGGACCTCGACGCCCGCGAGCCGGCCGACGCGCGCCGCGGAGGGGCCGGCGGCGTTGATCGTGACGGGTGCGGCGACCGTGCCCCGCGTCGTCGTGACGCCGGTGACCTTCCAGCCCGTGCGCTCGAGCGCCACGACCTCGACGCCCTCGACGATCTTCGCGCCGAGGTCCCGTGCGCGGCGCGCGAACGCGTTCGTCACCTCGGCGGGGCCGGCCATCCCGTCCTGCGGGCCCCAGACGGCGGCGAGCAGGTCGTCCACGCGGAGGGCGGGGACGAGGCGCTTCGCTTCCTCGGGCTTGAGCACGCGCACGTCGGCGCCGAGGCTTCGCTGCAGCGCGATCCGCTTCTCGAAGCGGCGGAGCTGCTTCGGCTCCGAGAGCAGATAGAGGTAGCCGATCTTGGTGTAGCCCGGGTCCGCGCCGAACTCGTCCTTGAAGTGCTCGAAGACCTTGATGCTCTCGAGCGCGAAGCGGATCTCCGTCTCGTGCGGAAACTGGACGCGGATCCCGCCCGCCGCCTTGCTCGTGGTGCCGCTGCCGACGGTCTCGCGCTCGAGGACGACGACGTCCTTCGCGCCGTGACGCGCGAGGTGGTAGGCGATCGAGCAGCCGACCACGCCGCCGCCGATGATCACCACGCTGGCGCTCCGGGGCAGGCTCATGGACGCCCTATGATGGAGTCGCCGCCCCCGCGACGCAAGGCTCAGACTTGGCCGAAGAAGACCAGGT from Candidatus Methylomirabilota bacterium includes the following:
- a CDS encoding muconate/chloromuconate family cycloisomerase encodes the protein MKIADVRVILADIPVKRPHTMSFTTLHAVNFTFVRVETANGLTGWGEAACLGGPTWSEESAESVAATIERYVAPWLVGRDATEVEPLRQEMARRVQGNPFARAAVEMALWDLNGRALDVPVHRLLGGRVRDRVPLSWSLAVADGDAEIAEAKAKVALGHRIFKIKTAAHPVHEDVARVKRIREAVGPDIALRVDANQGWDRPTALRAIRALEPYRLDFVEQPVPKWDLGGMAEIARSVAVPIMADESCCSPHDAMAIARLGGVSILALKLTKSAGILGTMAIARIAEAAGLGCYVGCMIETSLGTAAYLHVALAAAPVTWGCELFGPLLLAGDVVRRPVRYADGAILALDGPGLGVEVDERMLKEWARH
- a CDS encoding FAD-binding oxidoreductase, yielding MSLPRSASVVIIGGGVVGCSIAYHLARHGAKDVVVLERETVGSGTTSKAAGGIRVQFPHETEIRFALESIKVFEHFKDEFGADPGYTKIGYLYLLSEPKQLRRFEKRIALQRSLGADVRVLKPEEAKRLVPALRVDDLLAAVWGPQDGMAGPAEVTNAFARRARDLGAKIVEGVEVVALERTGWKVTGVTTTRGTVAAPVTINAAGPSAARVGRLAGVEVPVHPRRRHIFFTEPFPEIPGPVPLTSDVTSGFYFRKEMEQVLLSPGDVEDIGEDFVVPMDWGKVDETVRKAVHRLPIIENARIAGGWAGLRPLTPDDHAIIGWAPGLEGLFLAVGFGGHGFQHSPATGRHVAEWVLDGKPSLDLSLFDPRRFERRDAIHHDDADAE